The Pochonia chlamydosporia 170 chromosome 1, whole genome shotgun sequence genome window below encodes:
- a CDS encoding heat shock protein 30 (similar to Metarhizium robertsii ARSEF 23 XP_007820203.1), with translation MAFFHNNFFHQGPSFTPLIRFVHELDQYSRQSYPQADRRCSLPRWEPRFDALEMSDAYKLHGELPGVSKENVTIEFSKPQTLVVRGRREKSYTAGTPPTGQAEDTVMSGAIPDAEQQQPKSTRQATVEDEVDEGWTDASHSRPGTPDTTTAEVAKEPEPETEKPAETAKYWLAERSFGVFSRSFNFGDRIDPDGVKASFNDGVLTIVVPKAKTHESRRIAIN, from the coding sequence ATGGCCTTCTTCCACAACAACTTTTTCCATCAAGGCCCCTCCTTCACTCCCCTTATCCGCTTCGTCCACGAGTTGGACCAATACTCTCGCCAGTCCTACCCCCAGGCGGACCGCCGCTGCTCATTACCGCGATGGGAGCCGAGGTTTGATGCCCTTGAGATGTCAGATGCTTACAAGCTCCACGGCGAGCTCCCGGGAGTGAGCAAAGAGAATGTCACTATCGAATTCTCCAAGCCTCAGACCTTGGTCGTTCGAGGTAGGAGGGAGAAGAGCTACACCGCTGGCACACCCCCCACTGGGCAGGCCGAAGACACTGTCATGAGTGGTGCCATCCCCGATgccgagcagcagcagcccaAGAGCACAAGACAAGCCACTGTCGAAGATGAGGTCGACGAAGGGTGGACCGACGCATCACACTCTCGTCCCGGGACCCCGGACACTACGACGGCTGAAGTCGCCAAGGAGCCTGAGCCAGAGACGGAGAAGCCTGCTGAGACAGCGAAGTACTGGTTGGCGGAGCGCAGTTTCGGAGTGTTCTCccgcagcttcaacttcgGAGACCGTATCGATCCGGATGGTGTGAAGGCCAGCTTCAATGACGGCGTTCTTACGATTGTCGTGCCTAAGGCTAAGACTCACGAATCTCGccgcatcgccatcaactAA
- a CDS encoding DNA repair protein rad51 (similar to Colletotrichum gloeosporioides Nara gc5 XP_007283465.1), with protein sequence MDSSEIQYLFKETRLNLEPPAPASVVSVRVPSKSSNGRNSRRITHDASTEDETTFRLKNLAVASSIYHRKWHDTPRSFLWRVLEDGTVLSIRAVDVCKKEKTPDAPLVLNFNFGVPIQNGCVAFSDPEEHDALCVYVLDQSSQLYTFTLRPEFFRKRTAIDAVLSELCKVQSPAGLSFKSPHRLVAVTANTLLATVSDGGLIRFDKTRHDDSSSGVWKESFFNVQGWAQNLRSLLPFQGKHTIKYGKVNMEYSAATSVEVTNFGLEDCLFAITVCLDHRLRIWNVNDGQILFTGDLLDVERSPQDVGKWSIDPSQSNLVQLVGKSRGHRICATYSPIGLGEFKFWKVIAKDAHNVIVEDLFPKATLIPSTPSSSDIWTLADFVLASPTEGSISLWTLWKNNMTYRVKRLELDRKNMVQSWEENWDGVHPDSATIPVQTSGPCDATDVTEKWLQCILQPGRFTKATLETALSIYERGLGASKDGGSGGSNSITKGRGLAESICSVLGATASLERGPSGAMDYEQFRASSETQWRRFYRLLAELDRQRGEAIGLAHEPETDVAWVVCTDLVSAIRQCGDLERLYHNLGSPDEESGPKAALVNAALSFVDCFSDNYVQLAQAALRQEIFDESSKTDLERIQYFSDKAGFWRGITDEDCAQVVDVLGANFALVTDDLYAHVLDLMAAPVEARRRHLRHPLTEFGQKLVTKGVQDDIALQWSVCFSQLILLVHMEFEFDSEEEALHHRVDIGPVYRKLVAALKRLELLKWLAHTELSIPLAHVDRALQSRKNSDDHTQTVTALEANLGHLLGFDNLAKEPLSSSLTDLITNLCAPDSDIEVSPALIQCALVKQDRADLALELVPFSDQNPFSVYVLGRVQLALNDFESAAISFKRAAIGMGTETVPVDRHSCGLLGETEWNLLNSGQAMYYSHIVALYESQKAYSYVVDFARLAMQFLGIVKDSASIKVEMLSRLFNAALATSQFELAHTSLLSIKDDALKHSCLRKLVDKMCETYHNIELVSLPFPGMQQDVDDMLDFRCRNATDVVQGFPYHQVLYSWRIKRNNYRGAASVLLDRIQKLKLAGEGDKITGDDVLDTPVTRQYLLLINALSCVDAKQAWIFDEGAPALHQNGDGGSKRKVVSLADIRKQYQDELDRIAAIQNNQFGFEAGDVMEL encoded by the exons ATGGATTCAAGCGAGATACAATACCTCTTCAAAGAGACCCGCTTGAACCTCGAGCCTCCTGCGCCCGCGTCGGTCGTGAGCGTACGGGTGCCTTCAAAAAGCAGCAACGGCCGCAACTCACGACGCATCACCCACGACGCATCCACCGAGGATGAGACGACGTTTCGACTGAAAAACCTTGCCGTCGCTTCATCAATCTATCACCGAAAGTGGCACGACACACCCCGCAGCTTCCTCTGGCGAGTTCTGGAGGACGGAACAGTACTCAGCATCCGCGCCGTCGACGTTtgcaaaaaggaaaagacCCCCGATGCGCCTCTAGTGCTAAACTTCAACTTTGGTGTGCCGATTCAAAACGGGTGCGTGGCGTTTTCCGACCCCGAGGAGCATGATGCGCTGTGTGTATACGTGCTGGACCAGTCTTCGCAACTGTACACATTTACGCTGCGGCCCGAATTCTTCAGAAAGAGGACCGCTATTGATGCTGTCTTGTCCGAACTCTGCAAGGTTCAGTCGCCAGCTGGACTGAGCTTCAAGAGCCCGCATCGATTGGTGGCTGTGACGGCGAATACCCTGCTGGCGACTGTGAGCGACGGCGGCTTGATCCGCTTCGACAAGACGCGGCATGATGATT CATCATCTGGCGTATGGAAAGagtccttcttcaacgtGCAGGGCTGGGCACAAAACCTCCGCAGCTTGTTGCCGTTCCAGGGCAAGCACACAATCAAGTATGGAAAAGTCAACATGGAATACAGCGCCGCTACGTCTGTCGAGGTGACAAACTTTGGTCTCGAAGACTGTCTGTTTGCCATTACAGTATGCCTGGACCATCGACTTCGAATCTGGAATGTCAATGACGGCCAGATTCTCTTCACCGGCGACTTGTTGGATGTGGAACGAAGCCCCCAGGACGTTGGAAAGTGGTCCATCGATCCATCGCAGTCAAATCTGGTCCaacttgttggcaaaagccGCGGTCACCGCATTTGCGCCACGTATTCCCCCATTGGCTTAGGTGAGTTCAAGTTTTGGAAGGTGATTGCCAAGGATGCACAcaatgtcattgtcgagGATCTGTTTCCAAAGGCCACCCTGATACCATCCACACCGTCGTCGTCTGACATTTGGACATTGGCCGACTTTGTCCTTGCGTCTCCCACCGAGGGATCCATCAGCCTGTGGACGCTATGGAAGAACAACATGACGTACAGGGTCAAGCGACTAGAGCTGGACAGAAAGAACATGGTGCAGTCGTGGGAGGAAAATTGGGATGGCGTGCATCCCGACTCGGCTACTATACCAGTGCAAACGTCTGGTCCTTGCGATGCCACCGACGTGACCGAGAAGTGGCTTCAGTGCATTCTGCAGCCAGGGCGATTCACAAAGGCGACACTCGAAACGGCCCTGTCAATCTATGAGCGCGGCCTGGGAGCGTCAAAGGATGGCGGtagcggcggcagcaacagcatcaccaagGGTCGCGGCCTTGCCGAGTCCATATGCTCGGTGTTGGGTGCGACGGCTTCGCTCGAACGTGGACCCTCGGGAGCCATGGATTACGAGCAATTCAGAGCGTCCAGTGAAACCCAATGGCGAAGATTTTACAGATTGCTCGCTGAGCTTGACCGACAACGTGGAGAGGCCATCGGCTTGGCCCACGAGCCCGAGACGGACGTGGCGTGGGTAGTATGCACCGATCTCGTCTCGGCCATCCGCCAGTGCGGCGACTTGGAGCGACTCTATCACAACCTGGGCTCCCCCGACGAAGAAAGCGGTCCCAAGGCAGCCCTGGTCAACGCTGCGCTGTCCTTTGTCGACTGCTTCTCAGATAATTACGTCCAGCTGGCACAAGCTGCATTGAGACAAGAAATCTTTGACGAATCCTCCAAAACCGACTTGGAGCGCATTCAATACTTTTCAGACAAGGCGGGGTTCTGGAGAGGCATCACAGATGAGGACTGTGCACAGGTTGTCGATGTGCTTGGTGCCAACTTCGCCCTAGTCACCGACGACTTGTACGCTCACGTTTTGGATCTGATGGCGGCTCCCGTGGAAGCTAGACGGCGGCATCTGCGGCATCCCCTGACAGAATTTGGACAGAAGCTCGTCACAAAGGGCGTCCAGGACGATATTGCGCTCCAATGGAGTGTCTGCTTTAGCCAGCTCATCCTCCTGGTCCACATGGAGTTTGAATTCGacagcgaggaggaggccCTGCACCACCGCGTCGACATTGGGCCAGTCTATCGGAAACTCGTTGCGGCGCTCAAGAGGCTGGAACTCTTGAAGTGGCTGGCGCACACCGAATTGTCAATCCCCCTGGCACATGTCGACCGGGCGTTACAATCCAGGAAGAACAGTGACGACCACACCCAAACAGTGACAGCGTTGGAGGCCAACCTCGGACACCTCCTCGGCTTTGATAACCTCGCAAAGGAGCCGCTTTCCAGCAGCCTGACGGACCTCATAACCAACCTCTGTGCACCAGACAGCGACATCGAAGTCTCCCCTGCCCTGATTCAGTGCGCCCTCGTCAAGCAGGACCGGGCCGACTTGGCGCTGGAGCTTGTTCCTTTTAGTGATCAAAACCCCTTTTCCGTCTACGTGCTCGGTCGAGTTCAATTAGCGCTCAACGATTTTGAATCGGCAGCAATTAGTTTCAAAAGGGCAGCCATTGGGATGG GCACCGAAACCGTCCCCGTCGATAGACACAGCTGCGGACTCTTGGGAGAGACGGAGTGGAATCTGCTCAACAGCGGCCAAGCCATGTATTATTCTCACATTGTTGCGTTGTACGAATCACAAAAGGCGTACTCGTACGTGGTCGACTTTGCCCGACTCGCCATGCAGTTTCTGGGCATCGTTAAGGACAGCGCGTCCATCAAGGTTGAAATGCTCAGTCGTCTGTTCAACGCTGCCCTGGCCACATCGCAATTTGAACTCGCCCACACAAgcctcctctccatcaaaGATGACGCGTTGAAGCATTCTTGCCTGCGGAAGCTGGTGGACAAGATGTGCGAGACTTaccacaacattgaactaGTGTCGCTACCGTTCCCCGGCATGCAGCAAGACGTCGACGATATGCTGGACTTCCGATGCAGGAACGCAACCGATGTTGTACAGGGATTCCCCTATCATCAAGTGCTGTACTCGTGGCGGATCAAACGCAACAATTACCGTGGCGCCGCATCGGTTCTGCTCGACCGTATTCAAAAGCTGAAGCTTGCCGGCGAGGGGGACAAGATTACCGGAGACGATGTCTTGGACACGCCAGTAACGCGCCAGTACCTGCTTCTCATCAATGCTCTTAGCTGCGTGGACGCCAAACAGGCTTGGATCTTCGACGAAGGAGCGCCGGCTCTGCACCAGAATGGAGACGGCGGCAGTAAGCGAAAGgtggtttctttggcggACATTCGCAAACAATACCAAGACGAATTAGACAGGATTGCGGCGATTCAGAATAACCAATTTGGTTTCGAGGCGGGCGATGTAATGGAATTGTGA
- a CDS encoding vacuolar protein sorting 26 (similar to Aspergillus terreus NIH2624 XP_001213037.1) produces MSYFFSTPVDIDVVLEDADDRSMVDVKLDKNRREKAPLYMDGESVKGAVTVRPKDGKRLEHTGIKVQFIGTIEMFFDRGNHYEFLSLNQELAAPGELQHPQTFDFNFKNVEKQYESYNGINVKLRYFVRVTVSRRMADVIREKDIWVYSYRIPPEMNSSIKMDVGIEDCLHIEFEYSKSKYHLKDVIVGRIYFLLVRLKIKHMELSIIRRETTGAAPNQYNESETLVRFEIMDGSPSRGETIPIRLFLGGFDLTPTFRDVNKKFSTRYYLSLVLIDEDARRYFKQSEIILFRQAPDGLPENNAGGLQPLPAPNEAKLAAAQAAAAQG; encoded by the exons aTGTCCTACTTTTTCTCCACGCCCGTCGACATTGACGTCGTCCTCGAGGATGCTGACGACCGGTCCATGGTCGACGTCAAGCTCGACAAGAACCGCCGCGAAAAGGCACCCCTATACATGGACGGCGAATCCGTAAAGGGTGCCGTGACCGTCCGCCCCAAGGATGGCAAACGCCTTGAGCACACGGGCATCAAGGTGCAATTCATCGGCACCATTGAAATGTTCTTTGACCGCGGCAACCACTACGAATTCTTATCCCTGAACCAAGAGCTCGCTGCGCCCGGCGAGCTGCAACACCCGCAAACATTCgacttcaacttcaagaaCGTTGAGAAGCAGTACGAGTCGTATAATGgcatcaatgtcaagctGCGTTACTTTGTGCGCGTCACCGTCTCCCGCCGCATGGCCGACGTCATTCGCGAAAAGGACATTTGGGTCTACAGCTATCGCATCCCCCCCGAGAtgaacagcagcatcaaaaTGGACGTTGGTATCGAGGACTGTCTGCACATTGAATTTGAGTACAGCAAGAGCAAATACCACCTCAAGGACGTTATTGTCGGCCGCATCTACTTTTTGCTGGTACGGCTCAAGATTAAGCACATGGAGCTGTCCATTATCCGGCGAGAGACGACGGGTGCCGCGCCCAATCAGTACAACGAGAGCGAGACGCTGGTGAGATTTGAGATTATGGACGGCTCGCCGTCGAGAGGAGAGACGATTCCCATCCGGTTGTTCCTGGGAGGGTTTGATCTGACGCCAACGTTTCGCGATGTCAACAAGAAGTTCTCGACGAGATATTACCTCAGCTTGGTGCTGATTGACGAGG ATGCCCGCCGTTACTTTAAACAATCCGAAATCATCCTGTTCCGCCAGGCTCCTGACGGCTTACCCGAAAACAATGCCGGCGGTCTTCAGCCACTTCCCGCTCCAAACGAGGCCAAACTAGCCGCCGCTCAagctgccgccgcccagGGATAG